The following are encoded in a window of Topomyia yanbarensis strain Yona2022 unplaced genomic scaffold, ASM3024719v1 HiC_scaffold_138, whole genome shotgun sequence genomic DNA:
- the LOC131694761 gene encoding uncharacterized protein LOC131694761: MSTDRRIKGLKLRQRSLMTSFNAIANFVDDFDEERDAIEVPVRLESIIKLWADLNTVQSELESQDGVNLDEQLKMRTEFESAYYRTKGFLLAKNKNFVPSVSSSPSTSRGPSSSSQVRLPDVKLPVFSGNLDSWLNFHDLFVSLVHSSVELSNIQKFYYLRSSLLGEALKLIQTIPLSANNYMVAWNLLIEHFQNPARLKQSYVDALFEFPSLKRESALELHSLVEKFEANVKVLQQLGEKVQYWDILLLRMLSIRLDPTTRRDWEEFSTTKDAICFKDLTSFIQRRVTVLQNIQSSTVDVPISGQVKKPSQRPVASNNAATVNARKCIVCNSHHPLYQCATFSKMSSEDKEKEVRRNHLCRNCLRKGHQAKDCSSTSTCRKCRGKHHTQLCSSQQLTSSGQKTTNYTDERSTPAASTSNPPTASVSATIEPASFASVSQGRKAILLATAVVIVVDDSGSEHTARALLDSGSECCFVTESFSQRINAQRKKVHLPIAGIGQASTHARHKLSTTIRSRTGRYSTSLEFLVLPKITIDLPSTSVDTSAWEIPPSIQLADPSFCSTNPIDLILGAEIFFDLFKVSGRIPLGDNLPVLVNSVLGWVVSGRSSHGQPIAPIVANVATVNDVHRLMERFWSIEEDNASPCYSVEEAACEEHFRRTVTRNTEGRYIVRLPLKQDVLSSLVDNRRTALRRFHQLEGRLVSNPNLHQQYRVFVEEYHALGHMQRVTDYENPPTPCYHLPHHAVVREDSATTKLRVVFDASCKTPNGPSLNDALLVGPTVQEDLRSIIMRARTHPVMLIADIKQMYRQVLVDEQDTPLQRIVWRVSPDTSMETFELKTVTYGTASAPYLATRVLQQLADDERDEYPEAAEVLRKDFYVDDLFSGGRNIAETTALRKQLDALLLKGGFELRKWASNEEAVLEDVPAENCAVQGSVDLDRDSCIKTLGLHWEPSTDQLRYKIQLPTSTTDAPLTKRIALSYIARLFDPLGLVGPVVTTAKIFMQTLWTLKDDDGKIWGWDNELPPDIKERWHEYQSQLSRLNKLRIDRCILLSNPVSVQLHFFSDASEHAYGSCVYVRSTDASSAVKVCLLTAKSKVAPLKRQSIPRLELCGALLSAELYEKVTSSLQIHAETFFWVDSTIVLSWLNSSPSTWTTFVANRVSKIQTATQNCSWNHVAGQQNPADHISRGIPAETLLQNDLWWQGSQWLQSDQRDWPIQQPNANQPPEVLMEARKVPAAVTSAAVEPSFVDQFVETFSNFQHMVRVAAYCRRFLQNCRTTSTARAESAHLTVDEQKEAEATIIRLIQQQSFSLEYKALQQAQPVCPKSRIRWFHPFIGSDQLIRIGGRLGKANQQYDSKHQILLPASHHFSIILVRYYHEKHLHAAPQLLLNLLRLRYWIPGGRSLAKRTVHKCVICVRARPKLLEQFMAELPAARINAARPFSSTGVDYWGPISLKPPHRRAAPIKAYVAVFVCFATKAVHLELVGDLSTAKFIEALRRFVSRRGLCAEIYSDNGRNFVGAANELRQILRSKVHQQTIARDCADNGIRWHFNPPRASHFGGLWEAAIASAQKHFVRVLGTHTLPYDSMETLLAQIECCLNSRPLVPLSDESTDLEALTPGHFLTGAALKAVPDIDVTEIPFNRLRQWQQTQKLYQQLWKRWHLEYLSTLQSRTKWCDPPVNIKKDQLAVIKDENSPPMSWPTGRIIELHPGDDGTTRVVTLQTPNGRYTRPVSKICLLPISTAAENQSPPTTA; this comes from the coding sequence ATGTCCACCGATCGACGCATCAAGGGGCTCAAGTTGAGACAACGGAGcttgatgacgtcattcaacgCCATTGCGAATTTCGTCGACGACTTCGATGAAGAACGCGATGCCATCGAAGTGCCAGTTCGCCTGGAGAGCATCATCAAGCTCTGGGCGGACCTCAACACAGTTCAATCGGAACTGGAATCGCAAGATGGCGTGAATCTGGATGAGCAGCTAAAAATGCGGACGGAATTTGAGTCTGCCTACTACCGGACCAAGGGATTTTTGCtggcgaaaaataaaaattttgttccGAGCGTCTCTAGTTCTCCTTCAACTAGTCGTGGCCCTTCGTCGTCATCGCAGGTGCGCTTGCCTGACGTAAAACTACCGGTCTTTAGTGGAAATCTGGATAGCTGGTTAAATTTCCACGATTTATTCGTTTCGCTGGTCCACTCGTCAGTAGAACTTTCCAACATTCAGAAATTCTACTATTTGCGTTCGTCATTATTGGGTGAGGCTTTGAAGCTGATTCAAACCATTCCACTTAGTGCGAACAATTACATGGTGGCTTGGAATTTGCTTATCGAACATTTCCAAAACCCAGCGCGTTTGAAACAATCGTATGTCGATGCACTGTTCGAGTTCCCGTCGCTTAAAAGAGAGTCTGCTTTGGAGTTGCATTCGCTGGTGGAGAAATTCGAGGCCAACGTCAAGGTCCTTCAGCAGCTAGGGGAGAAGGTCCAATACTGGGACATTCTACTGCTTCGGATGCTTAGTATTCGCCTCGACCCGACAACGAGAAGAGACTGGGAGGAATTTTCGACTACGAAGGATGCCATTTGTTTCAAGGACCTGACGTCATTCATCCAACGTAGGGTCACCGTACTGCAGAACATCCAGAGCAGTACGGTAGATGTCCCTATTTCCGGCCAAGTGAAGAAGCCTTCTCAACGACCAGTCGCAAGTAACAATGCTGCAACGGTCAACGCAAGGAAGTGCATCGTCTGCAACAGTCATCATCCACTCTACCAATGCGCGACGTTTTCCAAGATGAGTTCGGAGGATAAGGAGAAGGAAGTTCGTCGCAATCATCTCTGTCGGAACTGCTTGCGGAAGGGTCATCAAGCGAAGGACTGTTCGTCAACGAGTACCTGCCGCAAGTGTCGGGGCAAGCATCATACTCAGCTTTGTTCCAGCCAACAACTAACCAGCTCAGGTCAGAAGACAACCAACTACACAGATGAAAGGTCTACGCCTGCTGCATCTACCAGCAATCCACCCACTGCATCGGTGTCAGCCACCATCGAGCCTGCCAGCTTCGCTTCCGTTAGTCAAGGACGGAAGGCAATTCTACTTGCTACTGCTGTAGTCATCGTTGTCGACGACAGTGGAAGCGAACACACAGCACGTGCGTTGCTAGATTCCGGTAGCGAATGCTGTTTCGTTACCGAATCATTCTCCCAGCGAATCAACGCGCAACGGAAGAAGGTCCATCTTCCGATAGCTGGCATCGGTCAAGCGTCGACGCATGCTAGGCACAAATTGTCAACCACAATTCGCTCTCGCACAGGAAGGTATTCGACTAGCTTGGAATTTCTAGTTCTTCCCAAAATTACCATCGATCTGCCGTCGACTTCTGTTGATACTTCGGCCTGGGAGATTCCGCCGAGTATACAGCTAGCTGATCCGTCATTCTGCAGCACCAACCCAATCGATCTCATCTTGGGAGCAGAAATTTTCTTCGACTTGTTCAAGGTCTCTGGTCGAATTCCGCTTGGCGATAACCTTCCGGTACTCGTGAACTCCGTTCTTGGCTGGGTGGTGTCGGGAAGGTCCTCTCATGGTCAACCGATTGCTCCAATCGTCGCAAATGTCGCCACCGTCAACGACGTGCACCGTCTAATGGAAAGGTTTTGGTCCATCGAGGAAGACAACGCCTCTCCGTGCTATTCCGTCGAAGAAGCCGCCTGCGAGGAACACTTCCGTCGCACGGTAACCCGCAACACCGAAGGTCGATACATAGTTCGACTGCCACTGAAGCAGGATGTGTTGTCTAGCCTCGTCGACAACCGTCGTACCGCTCTACGTCGTTTTCACCAGCTAGAAGGTCGTCTAGTTAGCAATCCCAACCTGCATCAACAGTATCGAGTCTTTGTCGAGGAATATCACGCGCTAGGGCACATGCAGCGCGTAACGGACTACGAAAATCCTCCGACTCCATGCTACCATCTTCCGCATCACGCTGTAGTGCGCGAAGATAGCGCGACGACCAAACTGAGGGTAGTGTTTGACGCGTCGTGCAAAACCCCCAACGGACCATCGCTGAACGACGCGCTTCTGGTTGGACCAACCGTGCAAGAAGACCTGCGATCAATTATAATGCGAGCCCGAACACACCCAGTCATGCTGATTGCCGACATCAAGCAGATGTACCGCCAAGTCCTGGTAGACGAGCAGGACACTCCACTGCAGCGAATTGTTTGGCGAGTTTCCCCCGACACTTCGATGGAAACCTTTGAACTAAAGACCGTAACATACGGCACAGCCAGCGCACCATACCTTGCAACGAGAGTTCTCCAGCAACTAGCCGACGACGAACGCGACGAGTACCCCGAAGCAGCTGAAGTTCTACGCAAGGATTTCTACGTCGACGATCTGTTTTCTGGTGGGCGCAACATCGCAGAAACAACCGCTTTACGCAAGCAGCTCGACGCGCTGTTACTCAAGGGCGGTTTCGAACTCCGCAAATGGGCATCCAATGAAGAAGCAGTACTGGAGGATGTCCCAGCAGAAAATTGTGCTGTACAAGGGTCGGTCGACCTAGACCGAGATTCGTGCATAAAAACGCTTGGACTGCACTGGGAACCGTCCACCGACCAGCTCCGCTACAAAATTCAGCTTCCAACATCGACGACAGACGCACCACTAACGAAACGCATCGCACTATCGTACATCGCCCGTTTGTTTGATCCGCTTGGACTCGTCGGACCCGTCGTAACAACAGCCAAAATCTTTATGCAGACTCTCTGGACCTTGAAGGATGACGACGGCAAGATTTGGGGCTGGGACAACGAACTACCGCCAGACATCAAGGAACGCTGGCACGAGTATCAATCGCAACTCTCTCGGCTGAACAAGTTGCGCATCGACCGTTGCATCCTTCTTTCCAATCCCGTATCAGTCCAGCTGCATTTTTTCTCCGACGCTTCGGAACATGCATACGGCTCGTGTGTCTACGTCCGCTCAACAGACGCTTCTAGTGCAGTTAAAGTTTGTCTGCTGACTGCGAAATCGAAGGTCGCACCCCTGAAAAGGCAAAGCATTCCCCGACTCGAGCTCTGCGGTGCCCTTCTGTCTGCTGAACTCTACGAGAAGGTGACGTCATCGCTCCAAATACACGCAGAAACGTTCTTTTGGGTCGATTCTACCATCGTGCTGAGTTGGCTAAATTCTTCTCCGTCGACCTGGACAACGTTCGTGGCCAATCGAGTCTCCAAGATTCAGACCGCCACGCAAAACTGCTCTTGGAACCACGTAGCAGGCCAGCAAAACCCAGCAGACCACATTTCCAGAGGAATACCCGCAGAAACCCTTCTACAAAACGATCTTTGGTGGCAAGGATCTCAATGGCTGCAGAGCGACCAACGCGACTGGCCAATTCAACAACCGAACGCTAATCAGCCTCCCGAAGTCCTCATGGAAGCACGAAAAGTACCAGCAGCAGTAACTTCCGCCGCCGTTGAACCCTCATTCGTCGACCAGTTCGTTGAAACATTCTCCAACTTCCAGCATATGGTCCGAGTAGCCGCTTACTGTCGACGATTTCTTCAGAACTGTCGGACAACTTCTACAGCACGAGCGGAATCAGCACATCTCACAGTCGACGAGCAGAAGGAAGCAGAAGCAACGATCATCAGACTCATCCAACAGCAAAGCTTCAGCCTCGAGTACAAGGCCCTCCAACAAGCGCAACCAGTATGCCCGAAATCTCGTATCCGTTGGTTTCATCCCTTTATCGGCTCAGATCAGCTGATTCGCATTGGCGGCAGACTGGGGAAGGCCAATCAGCAGTACGACAGTAAACACCAGATTCTTCTTCCCGCTTCGCATCATTTCTCCATCATACTCGTTCGCTACTACCACGAGAAGCATCTGCACGCAGCACCCCAACTTCTACTTAACCTACTTCGATTACGGTACTGGATCCCCGGGGGCAGAAGTCTGGCCAAACGCACAGTTCACAAATGTGTGATTTGCGTTCGAGCTCGCCCCAAGCTGCTCGAGCAATTCATGGCTGAACTACCCGCAGCTCGAATCAACGCAGCTCGACCATTCTCATCGACTGGTGTCGACTATTGGGGACCGATTTCTTTAAAACCACCCCATCGAAGAGCTGCACCCATCAAGGCCTACGTTGCAGTTTTCGTGTGCTTTGCAACGAAAGCTGTGCACCTTGAATTGGTGGGTGACCTGAGCACTGCCAAATTTATTGAAGCGCTTCGCAGATTCGTCTCTCGTCGCGGATTGTGCGCCGAAATCTACAGCGACAACGGACGCAACTTCGTAGGAGCAGCCAACGAACTGCGTCAAATATTGCGAAGCAAGGTTCATCAGCAAACAATCGCCCGCGACTGCGCCGACAATGGAATCCGTTGGCATTTCAACCCCCCACGAGCATCACATTTTGGTGGCCTATGGGAGGCCGCAATAGCATCCGCTCAAAAGCATTTCGTTCGAGTACTTGGGACGCACACTCTACCCTACGACTCGATGGAAACCCTGCTAGCGCAAATCGAATGCTGTCTCAACTCTCGTCCTCTCGTGCCACTGTCTGACGAATCGACCGACTTAGAAGCGCTAACCCCAGGCCATTTCCTCACTGGAGCCGCTTTGAAGGCTGTCCCGGACATCGATGTCACCGAGATTCCCTTCAACCGACTTCGCCAGTGGCAGCAGACACAAAAACTGTATCAGCAGTTGTGGAAACGATGGCATTTGGAATACCTGTCCACGCTACAATCCCGTACGAAATGGTGCGACCCTCCTGTGAACATAAAAAAGGACCAGTTGGCAGTCATCAAAGACGAAAATTCCCCACCGATGAGCTGGCCGACTGGA